A region of the Geoalkalibacter sp. genome:
CATCTTCGGTCACGGTGTGCGTCCCATGGCGGATAAGGCCGAAAGCCTAGATTCCTATCGCTACCATGTCGCCATTGAAAACTTTATCGGACTGCATCACTGGACGGAGAAGTTGGCCGATCCGTTTCTCGGAGTGACCCTGCCTTTCTACTGCGGATGTCCCAATGCGGGCGATTACTTTCCGGAAGAGAGTTTTATTCCCATCGACATCAATGACGTTGATGGTGCAAGCGAGATCATCCGTAAGGCCATGCGCGATGGGGAGTACGAAAAAAGGCTTCCATATATTCTGGAAGCCCGTCGGCGTGTCCTGGAAGAGTACAATATTTTCGCGGTGCTCTCGAAGTTGATTGAAGAGCGGTCGACGGATTTGAACCCCCCATCTTCGGGTGGGGTCATTTTATCGCGGCGGGAACTGCGTAAGCGTCATCCGCTGGTTTCTGTCCAGCATTTTTACGAGAAGGTGCGTTTGCGTATTTTACATGCCTTGAAACAATAATTTTCAAGAATTTTGACATATCTGCTTGTTGCTTTTGGGATGACGTTTGACGATACTATTGGGGGGCGGTATTATTCTGTCATGATTCGAAGCTTTGCCTGCAAGGAAACAGAGCGGCTGTTCCATAGACGGTTTTCCAAAAAGTTGCCGCAGGACGTGCAGCGCATTGCTCAGCGAAAGTTGCAGCATATCCATGCCGCGGCAACGTTGGATTTTCTACGGATTCCGCCCGGGAACCGGCTTGAACAACTCGCCGGCAATCGGATTGGCCAGTGGAGCATTCGCATCAATGATCAATGGCGTATTTGTTTTCGGTGGCAGGACGGCAATGCGCACGATGTCGAGATCGTCGACTACCATTAGGGAGTTCCGTTAATGAAAAAACATGATCTTCCTCCGGTGCATCCCGGTGAAATTCTTCTTGAGGATTTTTTAAAGCCCATGGAAATCACGCGTTATCGTCTGGCTAAATCCATCGGTGTACCGCAACGGCGGGTGGACGAGATTTGTGCCGGCAAGCGCGCGATAACCGCGGATACGGCTTTGCGGCTTGCCCGGTTTTTCGGTACCGACGCACAGAGCTGGATGAATCTGCAGAGTGCTTATGATCTGCAGGTGGCAGAGGATGCGCTTGCCGATCGGCTTAAGCGCGAAGTGACACCGCACAAGAATGCGGCCTGATCTATGTGACGCGCTCGTTCAGAAATTCATCCTTGACCATCTCAAACACCATCTCCGGCGTGATCGCCTTCATGCAGGAGTGGTGATCGCATTCCTTCTGATAACAGTTGATGCAGGGCAGGTCCGCCTGAATGGCGCGCACATTGTCGCCGGCCGGTTTGACGCGGCGCGGGTCGGTGGGGCCGCAGATGACGACGATGGGGCGATCGGTGCAGGAGGCGAGGTGGGCGGGACCGGTGTCGTTGCCGACAATCACGCGGGCCTGCTCGAAAATCGGCACCAGATCGAAAATCTCCGTCTTGTTGCATAAATTAACCACCCATTGGCCACAGGCGGAAGCAATATCCTCGCAGTCCTTGATCTCATCCTTGCCACCGACCAGAACGATCTTCTCCATGCCTGCAGCGTGCATACGCCGGGCGAGGGCGACATAATGATCCGTCCCCCAGCGTTTGAGATGGCCGGCAGCCTGGCAGCCGGGAATCAGGGCGGCGAACCGGTCGCGAGTCAGAGCATGTTCCTTGAGCAGTTGCGCGGCCCTTTGGCGGTTTTCTTCGGGGATTTGCAGAACCGGACGGGGTGTGCCGGTCTGAATACCGCCAGAGCCAAGGGTTTGGCGAAGCTGATCGAGGGCGGTGACCTCGATGGGTTTTTCGCGCCAG
Encoded here:
- a CDS encoding type II toxin-antitoxin system RelE/ParE family toxin; the protein is MIRSFACKETERLFHRRFSKKLPQDVQRIAQRKLQHIHAAATLDFLRIPPGNRLEQLAGNRIGQWSIRINDQWRICFRWQDGNAHDVEIVDYH
- a CDS encoding HigA family addiction module antitoxin encodes the protein MKKHDLPPVHPGEILLEDFLKPMEITRYRLAKSIGVPQRRVDEICAGKRAITADTALRLARFFGTDAQSWMNLQSAYDLQVAEDALADRLKREVTPHKNAA
- a CDS encoding glycosyltransferase family 9 protein, with amino-acid sequence MHNINLHGRSDIERILVIKWSALGDVIIASAILEDLRNAFPNARIDLNILPPWDRLFRHDTRINNLVVVDLRGKDKGWSGIWTWLKTVRQANYDLVIDLQTNDRSRLLVSALRLLSPVRPILMGNRRRFPYHLSPPWREKPIEVTALDQLRQTLGSGGIQTGTPRPVLQIPEENRQRAAQLLKEHALTRDRFAALIPGCQAAGHLKRWGTDHYVALARRMHAAGMEKIVLVGGKDEIKDCEDIASACGQWVVNLCNKTEIFDLVPIFEQARVIVGNDTGPAHLASCTDRPIVVICGPTDPRRVKPAGDNVRAIQADLPCINCYQKECDHHSCMKAITPEMVFEMVKDEFLNERVT